The following proteins come from a genomic window of Lolium rigidum isolate FL_2022 chromosome 5, APGP_CSIRO_Lrig_0.1, whole genome shotgun sequence:
- the LOC124652026 gene encoding uncharacterized protein LOC124652026, producing MLITFNPGDHPIYCDLQLSAIRGDQLNATPLGECINEEALPPPGAGRQPTRSRSAVWNHFAKMHKKNDPRDVYAACPRCDGMLKAHSKDDGTTHLWRHYRMHLRAAATH from the exons ATGTTGATTACTTTCAACCCTGGAGACCATCCCATAT ATTGTGATCTGCAGTTATCCGCTATCCGTGGGGATCAGTTGAACGCCACTCCGCTCGGCGAGTGCATCAACGAGGAGGCACTGCCACCACCAGGCGCAGGACGGCAACCGACGCGAAGCAGGTCAGCAGTTTGGAATCACTTCGCCAAGATGCACAAGAAAAATGATCCTCGAGACGTGTATGCTGCCTGCCCGCGGTGCGACGGGATGCTGAAAGCTCATAGCAAGGACGATGGCACAACCCACCTGTGGAGGCACTACAGGATGCACCTGCGTGCAGCAGCCACACATTAG